In Bradyrhizobium sp. CCBAU 051011, the following are encoded in one genomic region:
- a CDS encoding GntR family transcriptional regulator, translated as MLHEEVVGRVRAMLLDGDIPPGARIPERDLCEKLQISRTPLREALKVLAAEGLVQLLPNRGSRAARLTDKDMRDLFEVCQGLEALAGELACERITDAEIAGVADAHAAMVRHYGDRDLLQYYRCNRFIHEAIITAAGNPVLSGLYESVTARIRRARYVTPMTPRRWALAVQEHEAILNALQRRDGVGLSHILRAHLRHKREEVLQAGFAETAPLEQARAS; from the coding sequence ATGCTTCACGAGGAAGTCGTAGGCCGTGTCCGCGCCATGCTGCTCGATGGCGATATCCCGCCGGGCGCGCGGATTCCCGAGCGCGACCTCTGTGAAAAGCTGCAGATCTCGCGCACGCCGCTGCGCGAAGCCCTCAAGGTGCTTGCCGCAGAAGGCTTGGTCCAATTGCTGCCGAACCGCGGCTCGCGCGCGGCGAGACTGACCGACAAGGACATGCGCGACCTGTTCGAGGTGTGCCAGGGACTCGAAGCCCTGGCCGGCGAACTCGCCTGCGAGCGCATCACGGATGCCGAGATCGCCGGCGTCGCCGATGCCCATGCCGCGATGGTGCGGCATTACGGTGATCGCGACCTGCTGCAGTACTACCGCTGCAACCGCTTCATCCACGAGGCGATCATCACTGCTGCCGGCAACCCGGTGCTGTCAGGCCTGTATGAATCCGTCACGGCCCGCATTCGCCGTGCGCGCTACGTCACGCCGATGACGCCGCGGCGCTGGGCACTGGCGGTGCAGGAGCACGAAGCGATCCTCAACGCCCTGCAACGTCGCGATGGCGTGGGGCTGTCGCATATCCTGCGCGCGCATCTGCGCCACAAGCGCGAAGAGGTCTTGCAGGCCGGCTTCGCGGAGACCGCGCCGCTCGAACAAGCTCGCGCATCATAG
- a CDS encoding tripartite tricarboxylate transporter substrate binding protein → MKITSKLLLSTAAFMLAGALPANAAWQPQKPIEFVATAGPGGGTDNLARAVQSIITKYKLTDQPVVVVNKGGGSGAEGYVYGKASAGDPYKVIFGTSNAWQQPLVSKVAFNYTDLTPIAAMAQDEFLLWVKHDAPYKTAGDFLKAAAATEFKMGGAQSKDTDEVLTRMIEKAARVKFTYIPFKSGAEAAVQLAGGHIDAHVNNPSESLGQWRGSTQRPLCAFSPKRLPQGPKVTASEGWSDVPTCVEQGLAISQYEQPRTVWLPGKVSPEQAAYYVDLMKKVQATPEWKEYIEKTSQVDTFLTGTAFDNFIKQDLEHVKQVAGEQGWLVK, encoded by the coding sequence ATGAAGATCACGTCGAAACTGCTGCTGTCCACGGCAGCGTTCATGCTCGCGGGCGCGCTTCCGGCCAATGCTGCCTGGCAGCCGCAGAAGCCGATCGAGTTCGTTGCCACGGCGGGGCCGGGCGGCGGCACCGACAATCTCGCCCGCGCCGTCCAGAGCATCATCACCAAATACAAGCTGACCGACCAGCCCGTTGTGGTCGTCAACAAGGGCGGCGGCAGCGGGGCGGAAGGCTATGTCTACGGCAAGGCGTCCGCCGGCGATCCTTATAAGGTAATCTTCGGCACCTCGAACGCGTGGCAGCAGCCGCTCGTCTCCAAGGTCGCCTTCAACTACACCGATCTCACGCCGATCGCGGCGATGGCGCAGGACGAGTTTCTGTTGTGGGTGAAACATGACGCGCCCTACAAGACCGCGGGCGACTTCCTTAAAGCCGCGGCCGCGACCGAGTTCAAGATGGGCGGCGCGCAGTCCAAGGATACCGATGAGGTGCTGACGCGGATGATCGAGAAGGCGGCGCGCGTCAAATTCACCTACATCCCCTTCAAGAGCGGCGCGGAGGCGGCCGTGCAACTGGCCGGCGGCCATATCGATGCGCACGTCAACAATCCTTCCGAGAGCCTTGGGCAATGGCGCGGCAGTACCCAGCGCCCGCTCTGCGCCTTCAGCCCGAAGCGGCTGCCGCAGGGGCCGAAGGTTACGGCATCAGAAGGCTGGAGCGACGTGCCGACCTGCGTCGAGCAGGGGCTCGCGATCTCGCAATATGAGCAACCGCGGACGGTGTGGCTGCCCGGCAAGGTCAGCCCGGAGCAAGCGGCGTATTACGTCGATCTCATGAAGAAGGTGCAGGCGACGCCTGAATGGAAGGAATACATCGAGAAGACCTCGCAGGTTGACACCTTCCTGACCGGCACAGCATTCGACAATTTCATCAAGCAGGACCTCGAACACGTGAAGCAGGTCGCGGGCGAGCAGGGCTGGCTGGTGAAGTAG
- a CDS encoding enoyl-CoA hydratase/isomerase family protein gives MDQDVTVREGDLLFALDDGIGRVIFNRPQARNAFTFEMYERLAEICERANRDHAIKVLLLRGAGDKAFAAGTDINQFRAFKTPQDALDYENRIDRVLGILETCRVPTIAAINGACTGGGAGIAACCDLRIGTRSTRMGFPIARTLGNCLSMSNVSRITALIGPARVKDLIFTARLVEAEEAASLGLLNEIVDDLAALDKRADEIARLVAGHAPLTLNATKQAVARLQKRLTRDEGEDLILMCYTSQDFREGLDAFLTKRAPQWRGQ, from the coding sequence ATGGATCAGGACGTAACGGTACGGGAGGGTGACCTCCTGTTTGCCCTCGATGACGGCATCGGCCGGGTAATCTTCAACCGGCCGCAGGCGCGCAACGCCTTTACCTTCGAGATGTACGAACGGCTGGCCGAGATCTGCGAACGCGCCAACCGCGACCATGCGATCAAGGTGCTGCTGCTGCGGGGCGCCGGCGACAAGGCGTTTGCGGCCGGTACCGATATCAACCAATTCCGCGCCTTCAAGACGCCGCAGGACGCACTCGACTATGAGAACCGCATCGACCGCGTGCTCGGCATTCTCGAAACATGCCGGGTGCCGACCATTGCCGCCATCAACGGCGCCTGCACCGGCGGCGGCGCGGGCATTGCTGCCTGCTGCGATCTGCGCATCGGCACAAGAAGCACGCGGATGGGATTTCCGATTGCGCGCACGCTCGGCAATTGCCTGTCGATGTCGAATGTCAGCCGCATTACCGCGTTGATCGGTCCGGCGCGCGTCAAGGATCTGATCTTCACGGCGCGGCTGGTCGAAGCCGAGGAGGCGGCCTCGTTGGGCCTGCTCAACGAAATCGTCGATGATCTGGCCGCGCTCGACAAACGCGCCGACGAGATCGCACGGCTCGTTGCCGGCCACGCGCCGCTGACGCTGAACGCGACCAAGCAGGCGGTCGCGCGCTTGCAGAAACGGCTGACGCGCGACGAGGGGGAGGACCTCATCCTGATGTGCTACACCAGCCAGGATTTCCGTGAAGGGCTCGACGCGTTTCTCACCAAGCGCGCGCCGCAATGGCGCGGCCAGTAG
- the cpaB gene encoding Flp pilus assembly protein CpaB has product MNIARLVVLAIALSAGGVAAYLARGTEDKSSQPSAELVANLPTVEILVAKSDIGLGQAVKPEDMQWQAWPAATANSNLIDRASKAEAINELAGSIARNPFFAGEPIREQKLVKANGSGFMAAILPTGMRALSTEISPETGAGGFILPNDRVDVILSKREKNPDGRGADVIQSEIILSNIRVLAIDQAPKEKEGMNSLVGRTVTLELKPEQAETMARARQSGTLSLALRSITDANAAEGRSDEQTQKRKESVSVVRYGVSSQTTAQK; this is encoded by the coding sequence ATGAACATCGCACGTCTCGTCGTTCTGGCCATCGCACTGAGTGCAGGCGGTGTCGCCGCCTATCTCGCCCGTGGCACCGAAGACAAATCATCGCAACCGTCAGCCGAACTTGTCGCCAATTTGCCGACAGTGGAAATTCTGGTCGCGAAGTCCGACATCGGGCTCGGCCAGGCTGTCAAGCCCGAGGACATGCAATGGCAGGCCTGGCCGGCTGCGACCGCCAACAGCAACCTGATCGACCGCGCGAGCAAGGCCGAAGCCATCAATGAACTCGCCGGCTCGATCGCGCGCAACCCGTTCTTCGCGGGCGAACCGATCCGCGAACAGAAACTGGTCAAGGCCAACGGCTCCGGCTTCATGGCAGCCATCCTGCCGACCGGCATGCGGGCGCTCTCGACCGAGATCTCGCCGGAAACCGGCGCCGGCGGCTTCATCCTGCCCAACGACCGCGTCGACGTGATCCTTTCCAAGCGCGAGAAGAATCCGGATGGCAGGGGAGCGGACGTCATCCAGTCGGAAATCATTCTCTCCAACATCCGCGTGCTCGCGATCGATCAGGCGCCGAAGGAAAAAGAGGGCATGAACTCCCTCGTCGGCCGCACCGTCACGCTGGAACTGAAGCCCGAGCAGGCCGAGACGATGGCGCGTGCGCGCCAGAGCGGCACGCTGTCGCTCGCGCTGCGCAGCATCACCGATGCCAATGCGGCCGAAGGCCGTTCCGATGAACAGACTCAAAAACGAAAAGAGAGTGTCTCCGTGGTTCGCTACGGAGTCTCTAGTCAAACGACGGCACAGAAGTGA
- a CDS encoding AAA family ATPase — translation MISRVFQKSDDQLDETPAQPEEYISPAPRVSVQAFCASVAIATAVRAASEDRRLGKAHLSVHMGGIAAAIEAYHTAPTPNVILLESDPGTDILEGLDELAAVCDAGTRVVVIGSAKDMTPYRELVRRGVSDYVTGPIEPIDVVRAICGLYAASEAVAVGRIVAVVGAKGGVGASTVAHNVAWAIARDLALDSVVIDLDLAFGTAGLDYNQDPVQGIANAVFQQERPDSAFMERLLAKCTDRLNLLAAPATLDQVYDFGADAFDAIFDTMRMTTPCIVLDVPHQWSAWTKRTLVGADDILIVAEPDLANMRNAKNMLNVLKAARPNDRPPLYCLNQVGMPKRPEITTREFAKAIESQPIAAIPFDSKMFGTAANNGQMIAQISAKHRTTQMFLQIAQRMTGHAVTKRTSFLAPLIKKLQGATARRA, via the coding sequence ATGATCAGCCGCGTCTTTCAAAAATCCGACGATCAACTGGACGAAACGCCGGCGCAGCCCGAGGAATACATCTCGCCGGCGCCACGCGTATCGGTGCAGGCCTTTTGCGCCAGCGTCGCCATCGCAACCGCGGTGCGCGCGGCGAGCGAAGACCGCCGTCTCGGCAAGGCCCACCTTTCGGTTCACATGGGCGGCATTGCGGCCGCCATCGAGGCCTACCACACGGCGCCGACGCCGAACGTGATCCTGCTGGAGAGTGATCCCGGCACCGACATTCTCGAAGGGCTCGATGAACTCGCCGCCGTCTGCGACGCAGGCACGCGCGTCGTCGTGATAGGCAGCGCCAAAGACATGACGCCCTATCGCGAGCTGGTGCGGCGCGGTGTCAGCGACTACGTGACCGGACCGATCGAGCCGATCGACGTCGTGCGCGCGATATGCGGCCTTTACGCGGCCTCCGAGGCCGTGGCAGTCGGCCGTATCGTTGCGGTCGTCGGCGCCAAGGGCGGCGTCGGCGCATCCACTGTTGCGCACAACGTCGCCTGGGCGATCGCGCGCGATCTGGCGCTCGATTCTGTCGTGATCGATCTCGACCTCGCCTTCGGCACCGCCGGCCTCGATTACAACCAGGATCCGGTTCAGGGCATCGCCAACGCCGTCTTCCAGCAGGAACGGCCGGACTCCGCGTTCATGGAGCGTCTCTTGGCGAAATGCACCGATCGCCTCAATCTGCTGGCAGCGCCGGCAACGCTGGACCAGGTCTACGATTTCGGTGCCGATGCGTTCGACGCGATCTTCGATACGATGCGCATGACGACCCCCTGCATCGTGCTCGACGTGCCGCATCAATGGTCGGCGTGGACCAAGCGCACGCTGGTCGGCGCGGACGACATCCTGATCGTCGCCGAGCCCGATCTCGCCAACATGCGCAACGCCAAGAACATGCTGAACGTGCTGAAGGCGGCGCGACCCAACGACCGGCCGCCGCTCTATTGCCTCAACCAGGTCGGCATGCCCAAGCGTCCGGAGATCACCACGCGCGAATTTGCCAAGGCGATCGAGAGCCAGCCGATCGCCGCCATTCCGTTCGATTCGAAGATGTTCGGCACCGCCGCCAATAATGGCCAGATGATCGCGCAGATATCAGCCAAGCATCGCACCACCCAGATGTTCCTGCAGATTGCGCAGCGCATGACCGGTCATGCCGTGACCAAGCGGACGTCATTCCTGGCGCCGCTCATCAAGAAGCTGCAGGGCGCGACGGCCCGCAGGGCTTGA
- a CDS encoding CpaD family pilus assembly protein: MTTKIQLRQVRALGVFGALLGLSAALGACTPLATETVTASVPDDYRQRHPIAVTEANHSIVVFVGHARGGLSGPQRADVLGLAQSWVREGTGAIIVDVPIDTPNARAAAASFGEIRSVLMAGGVPSRAITRHHYRPEDPRTLPTIRLSYPKIRAVAGPCGLWPQDLGPNIDNVAYNENRSYHNFGCASQRNLAAMIDNPADLEQPRPESPAYTSRRNIAFDKYRKGLPTTTTYPEAEKAKLSDTGK, translated from the coding sequence ATGACCACGAAAATTCAACTCCGTCAGGTCAGGGCCTTGGGCGTTTTTGGCGCCCTGCTCGGCCTTTCGGCCGCGCTCGGCGCCTGCACACCGCTGGCCACGGAAACCGTGACCGCCAGCGTGCCGGATGACTACCGACAGCGTCATCCGATTGCCGTGACCGAAGCCAACCACTCGATCGTCGTGTTTGTCGGCCATGCCCGCGGCGGTCTCTCCGGTCCGCAACGCGCCGACGTCCTGGGTTTGGCGCAGAGCTGGGTCCGCGAAGGCACCGGCGCAATCATCGTCGACGTCCCGATCGATACCCCGAATGCCCGCGCGGCTGCGGCGTCGTTCGGGGAAATCCGGTCGGTGCTGATGGCTGGCGGCGTGCCCTCGCGCGCCATCACGCGACATCACTACCGTCCCGAAGATCCCCGCACCTTGCCCACGATCCGGCTGAGCTATCCGAAGATCAGGGCGGTAGCCGGCCCGTGCGGCCTGTGGCCGCAAGACCTCGGCCCGAACATCGACAACGTCGCCTACAACGAAAACCGCTCCTACCACAATTTCGGCTGCGCCTCCCAGCGCAACCTCGCGGCGATGATCGACAATCCCGCCGATCTCGAACAGCCGCGTCCCGAGAGCCCCGCCTATACGTCGCGGCGCAACATCGCCTTTGACAAATACCGCAAGGGTCTTCCGACCACGACGACCTATCCCGAAGCCGAAAAAGCCAAACTCAGCGATACAGGCAAATGA
- a CDS encoding tripartite tricarboxylate transporter TctB family protein, producing the protein MISRRALEIAAALLTGIFGVVVVVSSLDNGIGWSSAGVDAGTFPFLTGIIIVLGSLYNLGQGALGRGTLAIVRVAVTPFELRRLAGLFVPAAIFVAAIPMVGMYLASAGYVFAVLALPRQQSVLRALVIAAVTPLALYVVFERMFQVSLPHGALAAAFGF; encoded by the coding sequence ATGATCTCCCGACGTGCGCTCGAGATAGCCGCCGCGCTGCTGACCGGAATCTTCGGTGTGGTGGTCGTCGTGTCCAGCCTCGACAACGGCATCGGCTGGTCGAGCGCCGGCGTCGACGCCGGCACGTTTCCGTTCCTGACCGGAATCATCATCGTGCTCGGCAGCCTCTATAATCTGGGGCAGGGCGCGCTCGGACGCGGCACCCTCGCCATCGTCAGGGTGGCCGTCACGCCGTTCGAGTTGCGCCGCCTCGCGGGATTGTTCGTTCCAGCCGCGATCTTCGTTGCCGCCATTCCAATGGTCGGAATGTATCTCGCCTCGGCGGGCTATGTTTTTGCAGTCCTGGCATTGCCGCGACAGCAATCGGTTTTGCGCGCCCTTGTCATTGCCGCGGTTACGCCGCTTGCGCTCTACGTCGTGTTCGAGCGCATGTTCCAGGTGTCGCTGCCGCACGGCGCGCTCGCCGCTGCGTTCGGTTTCTGA
- a CDS encoding tetratricopeptide repeat protein — protein MVQKSSHPPRVARHLACASILVLALGLGGCQTSGLSDITGSIDEKADTGPATDPRRDVELYQERYRANPRDADAALKYGKALRVTGQRSQAVAVLEQASIAHPGNKPLLAAYGRALADNGNFQQAFDVLGSAHSPNDPDWRLLSAQGATLDQLGRFDEARQYYANALKIVPDQPSVLSNLGLSYVLSKDLAKAEETLRRAYSLAKNDPRVRANLALAVGLQGNFAEAEKIVKADLPPAEAAANVTQLKRLLARKDRENARAEADKMPIAAARRVD, from the coding sequence TTGCCTGCGCATCCATCCTGGTTCTGGCGCTGGGGCTCGGCGGCTGCCAGACCTCGGGACTGTCGGACATTACCGGCTCGATCGACGAAAAGGCCGACACCGGCCCCGCCACCGATCCGCGCCGCGACGTTGAACTCTATCAGGAGCGTTACCGCGCCAATCCCAGGGATGCCGATGCTGCGCTGAAATACGGCAAGGCGCTCCGCGTGACGGGACAGCGGTCGCAGGCGGTTGCGGTGCTCGAACAGGCCTCCATCGCCCATCCCGGCAACAAGCCGCTGCTCGCCGCTTACGGCCGCGCGCTGGCGGATAACGGCAATTTCCAGCAAGCCTTCGACGTGCTCGGCAGCGCCCACAGCCCTAACGATCCCGATTGGCGGCTGCTCTCTGCGCAGGGAGCAACGCTGGACCAACTCGGGCGATTTGACGAGGCGCGCCAATATTATGCGAATGCGCTGAAAATCGTGCCCGACCAGCCGTCGGTGCTGTCCAATCTCGGGCTCTCCTATGTGCTCTCGAAAGATCTGGCCAAGGCCGAGGAGACGCTGCGCCGCGCCTACAGCCTTGCGAAAAACGATCCGCGCGTGCGCGCCAATCTGGCGCTGGCGGTCGGCCTGCAGGGCAATTTTGCCGAGGCGGAAAAGATCGTGAAAGCCGATCTGCCACCGGCCGAGGCCGCCGCCAACGTCACGCAATTGAAGCGATTGCTGGCACGGAAGGACAGGGAGAACGCGCGGGCCGAGGCCGACAAGATGCCGATCGCTGCGGCCCGACGCGTCGACTAA
- a CDS encoding type II and III secretion system protein family protein has product MKFGVNQSAMRIVAARALLLSAVAALTLGPLLPVIAAETEKDPVTTSAIGPVKMRFLALGIGKSVVVDLPRDVKDVLVADPKIANAVIRSPQRAYIIGGAVGQTNVVFFDGDGQQIASYDIAVKRDLNGVRAALKQSLPGIQIEGVGDSVLLTGSVSSPVEAQQAGEIAARLVGGSEKVVNSIVVRGRDQVMLKVTVAEVRRDIIKQLGIDLSASMNYGTAAVVFKNNNPFTANSAPLVPENGLVGAALNKAGLPTVTATLRAMESAGVVKTLAEPNLTAISGESATFISGGEFPIPTGVTCQTTTPGGIQNCVQTVSFKKFGISLNFTPVVLSEGRISLRVMTEVSEISTENALTGGQNGTTIPSIKTRRAETTLEIPSGGSIAMAGLIQEQTKQAINGLPGVDQIPIFGQLFRSQDFINHQTEMMVIVTPYVVRAVAQKELSRPDDGFASASDSQSALLGRINRIYGVAARVDPFAGVQGNFGYIID; this is encoded by the coding sequence ATGAAGTTTGGGGTAAATCAGTCAGCGATGCGAATCGTGGCGGCGCGCGCACTGTTATTGTCGGCCGTCGCCGCGCTGACGCTCGGACCGCTGCTGCCCGTGATCGCAGCCGAAACCGAGAAGGATCCGGTAACGACCTCCGCTATCGGCCCGGTCAAGATGCGCTTCCTGGCGCTCGGCATCGGCAAGTCGGTGGTCGTCGACCTGCCGCGCGACGTCAAGGATGTGCTGGTCGCCGATCCGAAGATCGCCAACGCCGTCATTCGCTCCCCGCAACGCGCCTATATCATCGGCGGCGCCGTCGGCCAGACCAACGTGGTGTTTTTCGACGGCGACGGCCAGCAGATCGCTTCCTACGACATCGCGGTCAAGCGCGATCTCAACGGCGTGCGCGCCGCGCTGAAGCAGTCGCTGCCGGGGATTCAGATCGAGGGCGTCGGCGACAGCGTGCTGCTGACCGGCTCGGTATCGAGCCCGGTCGAAGCCCAGCAGGCCGGCGAGATCGCCGCGCGACTGGTCGGCGGATCCGAGAAGGTCGTCAACTCGATCGTCGTTCGCGGCCGCGATCAGGTGATGCTCAAGGTCACCGTCGCGGAAGTGCGACGAGACATCATCAAGCAATTGGGTATCGATCTCAGTGCCAGCATGAACTACGGCACCGCGGCGGTCGTATTCAAAAATAACAATCCGTTCACCGCCAACAGCGCACCGCTCGTCCCCGAAAACGGCTTGGTCGGAGCGGCTTTGAACAAAGCTGGTTTGCCGACTGTCACGGCTACCCTGCGCGCGATGGAAAGCGCCGGTGTCGTGAAGACGCTCGCCGAGCCCAATCTGACGGCGATCTCCGGCGAATCCGCAACGTTTATCTCAGGCGGCGAATTTCCGATTCCGACCGGCGTGACCTGCCAGACAACAACGCCCGGCGGCATTCAAAATTGCGTCCAGACCGTCAGCTTCAAGAAATTCGGCATCTCGCTCAACTTCACGCCGGTCGTACTGTCCGAGGGACGGATCAGCCTGCGGGTGATGACGGAAGTGTCGGAAATCTCGACCGAAAACGCTTTGACGGGCGGCCAGAACGGAACAACCATTCCCTCGATCAAGACGCGTCGCGCGGAAACCACGCTGGAAATTCCGTCCGGAGGCTCAATCGCGATGGCGGGACTGATCCAGGAACAAACCAAGCAGGCCATCAACGGTTTGCCCGGCGTGGACCAGATACCGATTTTTGGACAGCTTTTTAGGAGCCAGGACTTCATCAACCACCAGACCGAGATGATGGTCATCGTGACGCCCTATGTCGTCCGGGCTGTCGCACAGAAAGAACTGTCGCGGCCCGATGACGGCTTCGCGTCGGCGTCCGACTCCCAGTCCGCGTTGCTCGGGCGCATCAACCGCATCTACGGCGTCGCCGCACGTGTCGATCCCTTCGCCGGTGTCCAGGGCAATTTCGGCTACATCATCGATTGA
- a CDS encoding CaiB/BaiF CoA-transferase family protein codes for MSLQNDTTPRSGPLAGLKVIDLTHVMAGPTCTLMLADMGADVIKIEKWPNGDDTRHSVPPKIGDEAASFLMMNRNKRGIVLDLKTAGGKEVLRRLIAGADVLVENFAPGAMERLGFGYAELHRDFPALIYCSLSGFGRTGPYKHRRGFDLVAQAMSGIMSFTGERPDGPPVKCGPPLSDITAGLLASMGILAAYAHRLKSGEGQWVETSLYEAALVQTYWQSTIALASNVAPRAMGSAHPLNAPYQAFEASDGWLVVGGANKKHWLLMLEALGALELASDPRFVNGSDRMANLKELEAELSARFQKQTRAHWLAALDEKGVPCGPVHDMLEALNDPQTLARDMVVEVEHSTLGPVKTIGLPVKFSATPGKVRSGAPVYGEHTREVLREHGFDQAEIDAFEREGAIVAASVGRKEQVA; via the coding sequence ATGTCCCTTCAAAACGACACCACGCCGCGCTCGGGGCCGCTCGCCGGCCTCAAGGTCATCGATCTCACCCATGTGATGGCGGGCCCGACCTGCACGCTGATGCTCGCCGACATGGGCGCCGACGTCATCAAGATCGAGAAATGGCCGAATGGCGACGACACCCGGCATTCGGTGCCGCCGAAGATCGGCGACGAGGCGGCCTCCTTCCTGATGATGAACCGCAACAAGCGCGGCATCGTGCTCGACCTGAAGACCGCAGGCGGCAAGGAAGTGCTGCGGCGGCTGATCGCCGGTGCCGACGTGCTGGTCGAGAATTTCGCCCCGGGCGCGATGGAGCGGCTCGGCTTTGGCTATGCGGAGCTGCACCGGGATTTTCCGGCGCTGATCTATTGCTCGCTGTCAGGTTTTGGCCGCACCGGCCCGTACAAGCATCGCCGTGGCTTCGATCTGGTTGCGCAAGCGATGAGCGGCATCATGAGTTTCACGGGCGAGCGGCCGGACGGTCCGCCGGTGAAATGCGGTCCGCCGCTGTCCGATATCACCGCCGGACTGCTGGCCAGTATGGGCATTCTGGCCGCCTATGCGCACCGCCTCAAGTCCGGTGAAGGGCAGTGGGTGGAGACATCTCTTTATGAGGCGGCGCTGGTTCAGACCTACTGGCAGTCGACCATTGCGCTCGCAAGTAATGTGGCGCCGCGCGCCATGGGCTCGGCTCATCCGCTCAACGCGCCGTATCAGGCGTTCGAGGCATCCGATGGCTGGCTCGTGGTCGGCGGCGCCAACAAGAAGCATTGGCTGTTGATGCTGGAAGCGCTCGGCGCGCTGGAACTGGCGTCCGACCCGCGCTTCGTCAACGGCTCCGACCGCATGGCGAATTTGAAGGAGCTCGAAGCCGAATTGAGCGCGCGCTTCCAAAAGCAGACGCGGGCGCATTGGCTGGCGGCGCTTGACGAGAAGGGCGTGCCGTGCGGCCCCGTGCACGACATGCTGGAAGCGCTGAACGATCCGCAGACGCTCGCGCGCGACATGGTGGTCGAGGTCGAGCATTCGACACTCGGACCAGTGAAGACGATCGGACTGCCGGTCAAATTCTCGGCGACGCCCGGCAAGGTGCGTTCGGGCGCGCCTGTTTATGGCGAGCATACGCGCGAGGTGCTGCGCGAACACGGTTTTGATCAGGCGGAGATCGACGCGTTCGAGCGGGAGGGCGCGATCGTCGCCGCATCAGTCGGTCGCAAGGAGCAGGTCGCCTGA